One Balneola vulgaris DSM 17893 genomic window carries:
- a CDS encoding tetratricopeptide repeat protein, whose amino-acid sequence MRFIVLSCLLFTCILTFDLNAQYLQSARAESYQTGIELYNEGYFEEAVLTLNSFKEVNTNPELTPFVDFYLARSKASSDSARIEYYYHNFIRSYPKHELAKTLFKDLGHRYESMGQYDEAIEFYQRSLETLNISNTTAAETQYWVAEAAAEKKDHHAARSFFMDLADTYPNSDWAPKALYARGRLYLTDNKFDSASVGFEVLKERYPNAPITRRVGTALGESYYQQGRYEEAIEALRNAMFYLDEESKEKAVFLTAESYNFLGDYKEASKSYLQYLNMTKGTPKERNAHYGLGWLYHKQKIYHWAADSFAKATEGDDEIARKALYYKAINEKLGGQYENSLKSFREFGDRYTTGLWVEHAYYEWAVSSFEFGQYGEAIETLLTLIRNVKNLDNPGKVYAFLGEAYFANNEYTRASQAFEEAEKVADIDPNLRRQARFQKAWILYRNQAYEQAQPIFESVYAETPKSDIGTESLFWSADSYYKMGQYSEASQRFSIFIKNYPNHELIGAARYSLGWSYFVSGDYEKAVGPLEAFLNDYNPPPIALFPYDTDTQLRIGDSYYALGDYRNAIRFYNKAIGADPGGDYAMFQVANSYYRSGRTFEAVSTFRRVLRIYPFSRLREQAQYNVAYIYLNTDNYSQAIEEFQTVINKYPGTEWAARSQYNIGDSYYNAGEYDRAIEAYKQVLSKYPKSSYIIDAVNGIQFSQLSSTGVDSSSAVLEDFLSNNPSSSTADRLRYRQAENVYQSGDYEAAIKEFRQYLRITNSDNLIADAYTNLGDAYQQTGQIDQAINAYQTIVDEYPTDDQAPSALITLGNLYRQKGEFEASHQYFALLLERGTRYSQEAYVGMGTASLEGGDLGKAKSEFENALQINPANAAANVGLGRVALAEKRYDEATQLLRPIADQNTTVSGAEAQFYLGQIQQEQENFEQAIEEYSKVRVLFEAFETWVSRSLYHSAESHILLGNRAEALEILKGIVETYPDTEGAEKAQLLLDRTED is encoded by the coding sequence ATGCGCTTCATTGTTTTAAGCTGTTTACTCTTTACCTGCATTTTAACCTTCGATTTAAACGCTCAGTACCTACAGTCAGCCCGAGCCGAATCATACCAAACAGGAATAGAACTCTACAACGAAGGGTATTTTGAAGAAGCTGTATTAACGCTGAATTCCTTCAAAGAAGTTAACACAAATCCGGAGCTAACTCCTTTTGTCGACTTTTACTTAGCGCGTTCCAAAGCCAGCTCCGATTCAGCCCGCATCGAGTATTACTATCATAATTTTATTAGAAGCTACCCTAAGCATGAGCTCGCGAAGACCCTATTTAAAGATTTGGGCCATCGTTATGAATCGATGGGACAATATGATGAAGCGATTGAGTTTTACCAGCGATCACTAGAGACTTTAAACATCAGCAATACCACCGCCGCTGAAACACAGTATTGGGTAGCTGAAGCTGCCGCTGAAAAGAAAGACCATCATGCCGCAAGAAGCTTTTTTATGGATCTTGCCGATACCTACCCCAATAGTGATTGGGCACCGAAGGCCTTATATGCCAGAGGTAGATTATACCTGACCGATAACAAATTCGATTCGGCATCGGTGGGTTTTGAAGTGTTGAAAGAGCGATACCCGAATGCACCAATTACACGTCGTGTTGGTACAGCTTTGGGTGAATCCTATTATCAGCAGGGTAGATATGAGGAAGCAATTGAAGCACTCAGAAATGCCATGTTCTATTTGGATGAGGAATCAAAAGAAAAGGCCGTTTTCCTTACCGCAGAGAGTTACAATTTCCTTGGCGATTACAAAGAGGCCTCGAAATCATATTTACAGTATTTGAATATGACCAAAGGCACACCCAAGGAACGTAATGCCCATTACGGTTTAGGTTGGTTGTACCACAAGCAGAAGATTTATCATTGGGCGGCCGACTCCTTTGCCAAAGCTACAGAAGGGGATGATGAAATTGCACGAAAAGCCCTTTACTATAAAGCTATCAATGAAAAGCTAGGCGGACAATACGAGAACTCTCTGAAATCATTCCGCGAATTTGGCGACCGCTATACCACTGGTTTATGGGTGGAACATGCCTACTACGAATGGGCGGTGTCATCATTTGAATTTGGACAGTACGGAGAAGCCATTGAAACTTTATTAACGCTGATTCGGAATGTAAAAAACCTTGATAACCCCGGAAAAGTGTATGCATTTCTTGGGGAGGCTTATTTTGCAAACAATGAGTATACCCGCGCAAGTCAAGCGTTTGAAGAAGCTGAAAAAGTAGCGGATATCGATCCTAATTTACGCCGACAAGCACGTTTTCAGAAGGCATGGATATTGTATAGAAACCAAGCTTATGAACAGGCTCAGCCTATTTTTGAATCGGTATATGCCGAAACGCCGAAGTCTGATATCGGTACCGAGTCACTATTCTGGAGTGCTGATAGTTACTATAAAATGGGGCAGTACAGTGAGGCATCACAACGGTTTTCAATCTTTATAAAGAATTACCCAAATCATGAGTTGATTGGAGCGGCTCGATACTCCTTAGGTTGGAGCTATTTTGTGAGTGGTGACTATGAGAAAGCGGTAGGTCCACTTGAAGCCTTTTTGAATGATTATAATCCTCCACCCATCGCTTTATTCCCATATGATACCGATACCCAGTTACGAATCGGGGATTCATATTATGCATTAGGCGATTATCGAAATGCTATTCGATTCTATAACAAAGCCATCGGCGCTGATCCGGGTGGCGACTACGCGATGTTCCAGGTAGCCAATAGTTACTACCGTTCAGGGCGTACTTTTGAGGCTGTTTCAACTTTCAGAAGAGTGCTTCGCATTTATCCATTCAGTCGATTAAGAGAACAAGCGCAGTACAACGTAGCCTACATCTATTTAAATACGGATAATTATTCTCAAGCGATTGAGGAATTCCAGACGGTAATCAATAAGTATCCGGGTACGGAATGGGCCGCACGATCGCAGTACAACATCGGTGACTCGTACTACAATGCGGGAGAATATGACCGAGCTATTGAAGCCTATAAGCAAGTGTTGAGCAAGTACCCAAAAAGTAGCTACATCATTGATGCGGTGAACGGTATTCAGTTCTCGCAATTATCCTCTACAGGGGTGGATAGCAGCTCTGCGGTATTGGAAGACTTCTTAAGCAACAACCCGAGTAGTAGCACGGCCGATAGGTTGCGGTACCGCCAGGCTGAAAACGTGTATCAATCTGGAGATTACGAAGCCGCTATTAAAGAATTCAGGCAGTATTTACGAATCACGAATTCGGATAACCTTATAGCGGATGCTTACACGAATCTTGGAGATGCCTATCAACAAACGGGGCAAATTGACCAAGCCATTAATGCATACCAAACGATTGTAGATGAATACCCTACGGATGATCAGGCACCATCGGCGCTTATTACCTTGGGGAACTTATACCGCCAGAAAGGAGAGTTCGAGGCTTCCCATCAATACTTTGCACTGCTGCTAGAGCGTGGTACTCGATACAGCCAAGAGGCTTATGTAGGTATGGGTACGGCTAGTCTAGAAGGCGGCGATTTAGGTAAAGCCAAATCAGAATTTGAAAATGCCCTGCAAATCAATCCTGCAAATGCCGCGGCCAATGTAGGTTTAGGAAGAGTGGCACTGGCTGAAAAGAGATACGACGAAGCCACGCAGTTACTACGTCCGATTGCCGATCAAAATACGACTGTTAGTGGGGCTGAAGCTCAGTTCTATTTAGGACAGATTCAGCAAGAACAAGAGAACTTCGAGCAAGCTATAGAAGAGTATTCCAAAGTTAGGGTGCTATTCGAAGCCTTTGAAACTTGGGTATCTCGATCACTTTATCACTCGGCTGAAAGTCATATTTTACTGGGTAATAGAGCGGAGGCTTTAGAGATCTTAAAAGGGATTGTTGAAACTTACCCTGATACAGAAGGTGCTGAAAAAGCGCAGTTACTTTTAGATCGCACCGAGGACTAG
- a CDS encoding CBS domain-containing protein produces MLVHEILNTEIAPLRDSDTVSLALTKLDLLHINKFVVVNSEDEVKGMVEIETLAEVLDESTLISELPLGDPIWVPSTQHLFETTRQMVAHELYVLPVADRNMKYLGLVRKREVLNALGDIFNLATYGSVITIELSQMDYTLSDIVRIIETEGAKILGVAVQQPSERHNSIRVSIKLNLEDSSVVSAALRRFGYVILSEEQSESLEHNFSDRADELIRYLDI; encoded by the coding sequence ATGTTAGTTCATGAAATCCTAAATACCGAAATCGCACCGCTTAGAGATAGTGATACTGTATCATTAGCGCTCACAAAGCTGGATTTACTGCACATTAATAAATTTGTGGTGGTAAATAGCGAGGATGAAGTAAAAGGGATGGTTGAAATTGAGACGCTGGCTGAAGTACTCGATGAATCTACGCTGATCTCTGAACTTCCATTGGGTGACCCCATCTGGGTGCCCAGTACGCAGCATTTGTTTGAGACCACTCGCCAGATGGTAGCACATGAGTTGTATGTATTACCCGTTGCCGACCGCAATATGAAATATCTTGGGTTGGTGCGCAAAAGAGAAGTGCTGAACGCTCTGGGTGATATTTTTAACCTGGCTACCTATGGCTCTGTAATTACTATAGAGCTGAGCCAAATGGATTACACGCTCTCAGACATCGTTCGCATCATCGAAACAGAAGGAGCTAAGATACTTGGTGTGGCGGTGCAACAGCCATCAGAACGCCATAACTCTATACGAGTATCAATAAAATTAAATTTAGAAGATTCCTCTGTTGTAAGTGCTGCATTGCGTCGTTTTGGTTATGTTATACTCTCGGAAGAACAAAGCGAAAGTTTAGAACATAATTTTTCTGACAGAGCCGACGAACTTATTCGCTATCTTGACATATAA
- the hflX gene encoding GTPase HflX — protein sequence MLDDVKNSDIEQEKVMLVGLYGPKVTKFQAEEYLEELAMLADTAGGITVEKVLQNKTQPDISTYVGKGKIQELKRIKGEKKIDTIIFDDDLSPTQIRNIEAGTEAKILDRSALILDIFASRAKTAAAKTQVELAQLQYLLPRLTRYWTHLSRQKGGIGTKGPGETQIETDRRIIGQRIATLKDKLKKLDQQRTTQRKGREGMHRVSLVGYTNAGKSTLMNAFTATNVLAEDRLFATLDSTVRRLDLENHSILLSDTVGFIRKLPHNLIESFKSTLDEVREADILLHVVDGSSIMAHEYKEVVDTTLEELNATNTKTVLVLNKVDKMTSDQIAEMRDEYPDAIFVSAEQSIGLRELEEKIEELIESDYSYHTLQIPMSKYKAVAFIHENATVDSEEFEGSNVELTFSMADKDFEQLSHLLNTIGSNEEVI from the coding sequence TTGCTAGACGACGTCAAAAACTCTGACATAGAACAAGAAAAAGTGATGCTAGTAGGCCTATATGGCCCAAAGGTTACGAAATTTCAGGCTGAAGAATACCTTGAAGAGCTTGCTATGCTTGCAGATACAGCAGGTGGTATCACCGTGGAAAAAGTATTGCAGAATAAAACCCAACCAGATATTTCAACTTATGTAGGAAAGGGTAAGATTCAGGAGCTCAAGCGAATTAAGGGAGAGAAGAAAATTGATACCATCATTTTTGATGATGACTTATCTCCAACGCAAATCCGAAATATTGAAGCGGGTACAGAAGCAAAGATTTTAGATCGAAGCGCACTCATTTTAGATATTTTTGCCTCCAGAGCGAAAACAGCAGCGGCGAAAACACAAGTGGAACTCGCTCAGCTACAGTATCTGCTACCAAGACTTACACGTTATTGGACTCACCTTTCGAGGCAGAAAGGGGGTATCGGAACCAAAGGTCCGGGTGAAACACAGATTGAGACCGATAGACGAATTATTGGCCAACGTATTGCCACCCTCAAAGACAAACTGAAGAAATTAGATCAACAGCGAACCACGCAACGAAAAGGGCGCGAGGGAATGCATCGAGTTTCATTAGTGGGCTATACCAATGCGGGAAAGTCGACCTTGATGAATGCCTTTACCGCAACCAATGTACTAGCTGAGGATCGTTTATTTGCGACTTTAGATTCTACCGTCCGTCGGTTGGATCTCGAAAATCACTCTATTCTGTTATCGGATACAGTAGGTTTTATTCGAAAACTGCCCCATAATCTAATCGAGAGTTTTAAATCTACCCTTGATGAAGTGCGCGAAGCGGATATCTTACTCCACGTTGTAGATGGTTCATCGATAATGGCGCATGAGTACAAAGAAGTGGTGGATACGACTTTAGAGGAGCTTAATGCCACGAATACCAAAACGGTGCTGGTGCTCAATAAAGTGGATAAAATGACTTCAGATCAAATCGCAGAGATGAGAGATGAATACCCTGACGCGATTTTTGTATCCGCTGAACAAAGTATTGGCTTAAGGGAGTTGGAGGAGAAAATCGAGGAGCTGATCGAAAGCGATTACTCTTATCATACCCTGCAGATTCCGATGAGTAAATATAAAGCAGTGGCTTTTATTCATGAGAACGCTACCGTAGACAGCGAAGAGTTCGAAGGCAGTAATGTTGAATTAACATTTAGTATGGCCGATAAAGATTTTGAACAATTATCGCATTTATTGAATACTATAGGCTCTAACGAGGAAGTTATCTAG